The Desulfobaccales bacterium genome contains the following window.
CCAGGCGACCCACGTGAAGCTTATGTCCGGAGGGAGCTCGGGATGGGAGAATTCCCGGACTACGCGGTGGTCGAGCGACCAGCCCAGCTTCTGGTAGCTTGCCAATAAGGGGTTTTCCTGGTTAGCGCGAAACCCCGAGAGGATGAGGCCGCCATCCGCCAGGCGGTCCAATTCCGACACTTTATCCCGCTGGACTTCCCAGGGCAGATTGGCCACCACGACGTCGAAGCGTGCTTTCAGGCACTCGGTGGAGCCCTGCGCCACCCTGATCGAATCAGCCAACCCATTTTCCCGGGCGTTCTCAAAAGTGGCCAGGGCCGCCCCCCAAGCAAGATCAACTCCCACTACCAGGGGCACTTTAAGGGCTGCAGCCGCCAGGCTTATTACACCGGCGCCACACCCCACATCGAGCAATCTGTCCGGAGATTCAGTGGTTAGCGCTTGCCGCAGTAAGTCCAGACAGAGGCGGGTGGTGGGATGGCCCGGAGGAAAGGCCTCACCAGGGTGCACCACCAAAACTTGTTCTTTTAACTCAGTCGGATGCGGTTGACGGCGGGAACACAGCACCAGGTGAGAAGACAAGCGATACGACCAACCTGAGAAGTTTGATGTCGCCATGGGGATTATGCCAACGAACCAGGCACTTGTGAAGGCGCCAGTGGCGTCCGGTCTTTTCGCACCCAGACATTATAGCAATCATCCTGCTTTTCCCAAGCCAGGACATCATTGCCGGACCGCTCCACGATAATCAATAAATCCCGGAGGGTATCGCGGTCACTCAGGCAAATTTTCAAAATTGCTCCGGCTGCCATCTGGGCCAGGGTGGATTTGTACAAGGCCAGGCTGAAGGGAATCAGCACCCCGGAAATATCCAGGTTTTGGTCAGATTTCATGGGAGTAACCCGCGTTGCCGCAGTCGACGGCAATCTTTGCCAAACACCATACATTGTTTTCATGGTTGTGCCCAAGGTGGGCTTGTGTTATTTTAGATGTTAAAACAAGTGTTAAGATAACCGAGAGCATGCCATGCATGATCAAAAGATCAACCGGTATTGGAAAGAAATTATTAATACCATGAACGACGGCCTCATGGTGGTGAGCCCGGATGGCACCATGCTCATGGTGAATCAGGCCTTCGAGAAAATTGTGGGATACAGCCGGGAGGAACTTATCGGCCGTTCCTGTACCATGTTGAGCTGTGACACGTGCGCCACCGCCCGTTCGGAAGGCAAAGGCCAGTGGTGCCACCTCTTTGAGCAAGGGGCGGCCACGCGTAAGTCCTGCCTGCTGATGCGTAAAGATGGTTCTTATGTTCATACCCTGAAAAATGCCGCCATCTTACGGGACGAAGCCGGGCAAGTGCTGGGCGCGGTGGAAACGCTCACTGATATTTCGGAAATGGACAAGCGGGATGAGCAGATCCACCATCTCTCCAAGCTTATGGATACGTCCGGCGACTTTCATGGTTTGGTGGGGAAATCTCCCACCATGCAGCAAGTCTTTGAACTCACCCAAAAGGCCGCCCAAAGCGAGGCCCCGGTGATTATTTTCGGCGAGAGCGGCACCGGCAAAGAACTGGTGGCCCACGCTATTCATGCCCTGGGCCGGAGGCGGGAGGGGCCGTTCATCACCTGCAATTGCGCCGCGCTCAATGAGGCCTTGCTGGAAAGCGAACTCTTCGGGCATGTCAAAGGGGCCTTTACCGGGGCCTATACCCATCGCCAGGGCCGGTTTGAGGCCGCCCACCGGGGAGATATCTTCCTGGATGAGGTCGGCGATATCCCGCCGGCTATCCAGGTTAAACTCTTACGCGTCCTGGAGAGCAAGCAGTTTGAGCGGGTGGGGGACCATCGGCCCATCTATGCCGATGCCCGCATCATTACCGCGACCCATCGCGACCTGGAATCTCTGGTGTCGGCAGGGACTTTCCGGGAAGACCTGTTTTTCCGCATCAATGTCATTCCCATACATTTGCCGCCGCTCAAGGGACGTCTGGAGGACCTCCCCTTATTAGTGGATCATTTCCTCACCAGGTTGCGCCAGCGCAGCGGCAAGCCCATAACCGGCCTCACCCGGGAGGCCATGAAGCTGCTCCTGGACCATCCCTGGCCGGGCAATGTGCGGGAACTCAAAGGTGCGCTGGAGTATGCCTTTGTGGTGGCCGAAACCGGTCTCATCGCACCTGAACACCTGCCGCCTAAGCTCAGTTCCCGGGAAGTCTCCCCGACAACTCCCCCAGAGGCGAGGGGAACCCCGGATTCCGATGAAAAAACTGCTTTGATCGATGCCTTACGGCAGGCCGGCGGCAACCAGTCCCAAGCCGCGGCCCTCTTGGGGGTCAGCCGGGTCACCGTTTGGCACCGCATGAAAAAATACGGCATCGACGTGCACAAACTGGTTACTGTTTGATACCTTTTTATCTCTGCGCCCTCAGCGTCTCTGCGGTTAATCATTGTTCACCGCAGAGGCGCAGAGAGTCCCATGTTCCTTACTTAAGTTGCGGCGTATATTTTAATAAACCGCGGTGGATTTGGCGCTGGTCATCTCAACAATCAACCGCCCGGCCTTAACCAATTCTACTCCCTGGATCAAGTCAGCCTGACTGATCTTGCGCTCCTCGAGGCAGGGAATTCAGACCAGGAATGATCCGCCGTTGGCAACGTAGTTGTCAACCAGCGTCTTCAATGGGGTCAAGCCGGGAAAGGTAACATCATCGGCATAGCCCTTTTTGGCCAGATACACGCCATTACCCTGCAAGACCACCACGGCTTCCACGTCCATGGATTGGGCCGCATTGGCCAACAGCAAGGGAAAGATGGCGCGTTCCGGGTCCTCCCCCGCATGGGTGGAGATCAGAACAATTTTTTCTTTTTCTTCCGACATGCTTGGCTCTCCTTTTTTTCCTGAAGTATGAGTTATCGCCGGGCTGGGCCGCAATGGGGCATGGTTGGCGGCCTCTTTCTGTAAAACCACTAGAGCACTAAGTTGACCAGTGACGGCCCACCAGGCTGGCCAGGTCTTCCACGGGCAGTCCTGCCTTGAGCAGGTTGGCCAGGCAGATAGGGCAGAAGGTGACCACCGGAGCGCCGCTCTTTTTCAGTTCTTCCACCCGCCGGCCGAGGATCTCCCGGTTCAGGGCCGGAGACACCGACTCCGCCGGGCCGCCGCAGCAAGA
Protein-coding sequences here:
- a CDS encoding DsrE family protein — encoded protein: MSEEKEKIVLISTHAGEDPERAIFPLLLANAAQSMDVEAVVVLQGNGVYLAKKGYADDVTFPGLTPLKTLVDNYVANGGSFLV
- a CDS encoding sulfurtransferase TusA family protein, encoding MKSDQNLDISGVLIPFSLALYKSTLAQMAAGAILKICLSDRDTLRDLLIIVERSGNDVLAWEKQDDCYNVWVRKDRTPLAPSQVPGSLA
- a CDS encoding sigma 54-interacting transcriptional regulator translates to MHDQKINRYWKEIINTMNDGLMVVSPDGTMLMVNQAFEKIVGYSREELIGRSCTMLSCDTCATARSEGKGQWCHLFEQGAATRKSCLLMRKDGSYVHTLKNAAILRDEAGQVLGAVETLTDISEMDKRDEQIHHLSKLMDTSGDFHGLVGKSPTMQQVFELTQKAAQSEAPVIIFGESGTGKELVAHAIHALGRRREGPFITCNCAALNEALLESELFGHVKGAFTGAYTHRQGRFEAAHRGDIFLDEVGDIPPAIQVKLLRVLESKQFERVGDHRPIYADARIITATHRDLESLVSAGTFREDLFFRINVIPIHLPPLKGRLEDLPLLVDHFLTRLRQRSGKPITGLTREAMKLLLDHPWPGNVRELKGALEYAFVVAETGLIAPEHLPPKLSSREVSPTTPPEARGTPDSDEKTALIDALRQAGGNQSQAAALLGVSRVTVWHRMKKYGIDVHKLVTV
- a CDS encoding 50S ribosomal protein L11 methyltransferase; this translates as MATSNFSGWSYRLSSHLVLCSRRQPHPTELKEQVLVVHPGEAFPPGHPTTRLCLDLLRQALTTESPDRLLDVGCGAGVISLAAAALKVPLVVGVDLAWGAALATFENARENGLADSIRVAQGSTECLKARFDVVVANLPWEVQRDKVSELDRLADGGLILSGFRANQENPLLASYQKLGWSLDHRVVREFSHPELPPDISFTWVAWLLKR